Below is a genomic region from Pleuronectes platessa chromosome 18, fPlePla1.1, whole genome shotgun sequence.
ATGGATGAGACGGGCGTGCCCCTGAAGGTGGTCAATGAAACTGTGAATGATCGCTGGGAGGTTTGCCTCACCATGAGTGAAAAAGGATTTCAGCAAATCAGCTTTGTGAACAGCATTGCCACGACCAAGGTATGAAGCAGTGAACTAGCAGAGAGTAAAAAGTGGTTGAAGTGGAAtgagtagaaaaaaaaagaaagaaatgtttttaacaTGAGTATATGTCTTTTTCAGGGTGGCAGACACATCGACTATGTGGTGGACCAGATTGTGGCCAAACTTATAGAagtggtgaagaagaagaataaggcAGGAGTGTCTGTGAAACCCTTCCAGGTAGCTCAACTGATTATTTGCGCAACATTTCTTATCAAAGTAAatgaggcggtggactagtggcagaaacttggactatggtcagaaaaggtctctggttcgactccacggagaaacaacaaaagacaaacctggattgatctgtccaaaaatccaagaggattctccctaccctgtctagtgcccctgagcaaggcaccttactcctctaacatctgctccctgtgcgccgtacatggctgctcactgctctgtgtgtcctgcaccagatgggttgaaagcagaggttaaatttccctacattgcatgagtgtgcctgtgcatgtctgtgcatgtgtttgggacaaataaatgtatcttgtagtTGTGTGCTGATGAACCTTTTTCTCGTCTGTGCCTCAGGTGAAGAACCATGTCTGGGTGTTTGTGAACGCTCTGATTGAGAATCCCTCCTTTGACTCCCAGACCAAGGAGAACATGACACTCCAAACCAAAAGTTTTGGGTCCAAGTGTCCTCTGTCAGATAAGTTTGTCCGCGCTGTAAGAACACTTCCCTCATTTAAACTTCTAAATCTGTTTTGAGCTGCTCTTGTAACGTAGTTGGGCATCCGTCACTCAAAAGTGTCTTTTGTCACCCACAGGCCACCAACTGTGGGATTGTGGAGAGTATTCTCAACTGGGTGAAGTTCAAAGCTCAGACACAGCTAAATAAAAAGTGCTCATCAGTGAAGTACAGCAAGATCAAAGGCATCCCCAAGCTTGACGACGCCAACGACGCTGGTGTGTAAACATTAATTGACATATGAAAGGAATATTCTATTAGCATTTTTGGATGAATCCCATCCTTTGAATTGATATACAGATTATTCAGTGCTAAAGACTGCTCTATTTCATATTTGTGTCCTAGGTGGCAAACACTCCGGTGAGTGCACACTCATCCTCACTGAGGGAGACTCAGCTAAGTCTCTGGCTGTCTCTGGACTGGGAGTCATTGGCCGTGACCGCTATGGAGTGTTTCCACTAAGAGGAAAGATCCTAAACGTGCGAGAGGCAACACACAAGCAGGTGGGATACTGGACAATTTTCATAACCACTTGGTGAACAAAAATAACAGTCAGTCAATGAATTAACTCAATCATTAGTGGGGAAACAGCTGTAGAGGTGAGTTATGGGCTGTGTggtttctaaccctaaccctaacccgtacACCTGGCAGCAAGGGTCTGAGGAAAGACACTGACATTTCATTATGGGAAGAGTGAGATCCAGGATTTTTGGAGCTTGTTTTTTAAGTCCTTCAGCTTTGTGGTAGTGTGATATAATATTGCTTGAGTACACTTTCAGTAGAAAATACAAGGTTTATGGTGTAATGGATCAGACCTCACCCGTTGACTTCATCTAGATCAATACACCACACAGTCTTTAGCCAAAATATTACACTTGTTGTCAACATAGTGGTGGATGTGACCTTGCAATGTTGGTTTAAGGGATGTCACGAGAACTGATACTTGGGTACCTAGTCGATACCAAAATTGCCACAGTGCTCTCTTTTTACAATACTGGCGCTACCGAACAATACAAACCCGGTGCTGCAGGATGGTTGCCGGCTCACATTGCATGTTCGGTGTCCTTGTACCGTGCCGTATAACCCTCCCTCCTTACTCCCCCGCTGACCTGCGCTCAATTTGCTCGTTGACTGGGGACAACGTCACTGGTCAGAGGTTCTTGGGACCTGAGCTGCACTTGGGGTTTACGTACTTCTCCCACATTCCCAGTGCCGAAttatccttgggcaagatacggCACGGTACAAGAACACCGAACATGCAATGTGAGCCGGCAACCATCCTGTCACTCGAGTacatagtgtttgtgtgtgtcagtacatTGCATGTGCAGCCTCTGCTGTTATCTTACATTCTTTGAGCTTTGCTTGATACCTGAAATCTCATTATTTACCTACGTACCACTTTTTCTGTTTATAATCTTaagtcttttctttttagttACTTCTTGAAGGCTACATAGacgctgtttttgttttatgttcaaaCATGTCTTAtaaaggagtgtgtgtggtgtttatcgtttgtttgtgtagCACAAGACACATTGTGCAGTTAAGAAAGTAGAACTATAAAGAGGCTTATTTCTAAATGATCTAAAGCATAACTCAAAATTAAAAGTAGGAGCTTTTGGAATAACTTCTTCAGTCCCCAGACCTGAACATCACTAAAAATCTTAGATAGATcttaaacacacaaagattCTTCACTGCTACAAAAAATGATTAACGGCTGTGATATCTTTCTGACAGAAAGTTACTAAGCACTGAATTAGTGAAGTGCTGAAACTTCTGTATATGCAGCAATaaccatttattatttatcctACTTTTAAAGTCTATGAAATAAACATCTGATGAAAAGCTAAGGGCTTTTGCTGCAGGGGTTGTGTATATACGTTCACTTCAAAAACTAGTGGGGAATCTTTGCATGCCTTTGCAGCTTTATGATCCAGcaaattgttttggttttgtcaAATCTATGAGCTCAAAGCAACTTTTCTTTTACATAATTAAGTGATTAAATATTATCATTAGAAATCTTTCCTTTTGAAGCTCTATTATGACCCATCAACCTTTTTGACAACAGATCATGGAAAATGCTGAGATAAATAACATCATCAAAATCGTTGGCCTTCAATACAAGAAGAGTTACGAGGACCCAGAGTCACTGAGGACCCTACGCTACGGCAGGATCATGATCATGACTGATCAGGTAATCTGCTTCATGCACAGTCCCTCAGATTTAATACAACTTAAAGCCCATCCTCCTGTTGTATGCTTCTAACACCTATACGCTTGTCCTAGGATCAAGATGGGTCCCATATCAAAGGTCTGCTCATCAACTTCTTCCATCACAACTGGCCCTCGCTGCTGAAACACACCTTCCTGGAGGAGTTTATCACACCCATCGTCAAAGTAAGAGACACATAAAGCATTTTCAGTACAGATGGTAGCTACAGTACAGAATAGACTAGTGATTTTCACTAGACACAGATCATTCGGTTCATCTTTAATGCACAGCAACCTGCACCTTTAGCATGTGACGGAAGGGATATTGTTTGCCTGGACTGCTCTTTTTATATGATTCTGTGTGATTAACTATTTGCACAACATATAGATATGCATTGTAAATCTGTAGCTCAgccatttttatttgttgtctgcaggtgaccaagaacaagcaggaacaGTGCTTCTACAGTATTCCAGAGTTTGATGAGTggaagaaacagacagagaactTTAAAACCTGGCATATAAAGTACTACAAAGGTTTGATACTCATGTCTTTAAACATATCATTGTAAACTTTGTAAATTAacagatttattacaaaaaaaattattttctgtgGTTGTGTGAAAAACTATTCAATTTAACCATGTTACATTTATCTTCCAGGTTTGGGAACAAGTACAAGTAAAGAGGCAAAGGAATACTTTTCTGAAATGGAGAAAAACCGCATCACATTCAGATACACTGGTGTAGAGGACGATGCTGCCATCACTCTGGTGAGTTTAACAACACAACTCCATAATGGTCTGCAGGAAAACTAAAttctgaaaaacaatatccagtgtaaaacagaatgaaatatcaccattaattaaaacataaacactTACAATTTTATAAAACTGAAGGAAATCCTCTGAGATTATCAGCCATGCTTTCAAATGTTATGGCTTTTGAATGTTTGTTGATCTTTAAAGGATAACAGTTAGTCCTCCATTGAAAATTGGAATATATTTTGAATGTATGTATTCTcaataacaattatttaaatttcaTTGACACCTTTTTTTGGAAAGCAATAATATTGAATGCAGGGATAATTTTAAGATGTTGTATTGTATCGCTGCAAATAAGCATTTATCACACTTGTAATGTAGTTGACAAAGTCAAGATAAACCTGCAATATCATCTTTGTTTAGTAATTCAAGGATGACCCTCATAattgtcattgttttgtttcaggcTTTCAGTAAGAAGAAGACAGATGACAGGAAGGAGTGGCTGACTAACTTCATGGAAGACAGACGACAGAGGAGGCTGCACGGCCTACCAGAGGTTTGATGCTTTTCTTACAGGCATGATGAAAGGAACAAACATCGTCTTTGATTGAAGATGTTTTAGTTTAATATCTGTGCTGCTTCCTCTGTGGGGATTATTTTGGATCATTTAGATCCTCACATCCATTTGAAGCAGTGTTCTCAATCTgtaaaatataatgtaaaatcACACTGGTATCACATTATACCACAGATTTAAGTACATTTAttgatgtttatttaatttattttcagcaATACCTATATGGAACTCAGGCCAGACACCTCTCCTACAATGACTTCATCAACAAAGAGTTGATTTTGTTCTCCAACTCTGACAATGAGAGATCAATCCCATCTTTGGTTGATGGTTTGTATATTTACTCCATTTTCTCAGTTTGTGTTCTGACTTTAGAAAAGAGCTGTTGTGTAGTGTACAGATTGTTTTCATTCAGCCATTCTGGTACAGTCTCCCTTTGACGGTGTTTGTGGCATTTTTCTAGGCTTGAAGCCAGGTCAGAGAAAAGTGCTGTTCACCTGCATGAAGAGGAACGACAAGAGGGAAGTGAAGGTAGCACAGCTGGCTGGTTCAGTGGCAGAGATGTCAGCCTACCATCATGGAGAGGTACGGTCAAATCACTGTCTTTCAGACATATGGCATATTTACTGAATTATAACAATGGGATAGGTGAGTAGTTTTTAGGCTAGCTTGAGATTTCTATTGAATGTTCAATCCTAAATATCCAAAGTCCCCACTTGGTTTAAATACTGCGTACTAGGTCTTAAATAGGTTCAGGAAGACTATTTCTGTCACGCTTTAAGATTAGTTTTATTAAGATAAatgtctttgtttgtctgttttctgttcACTATTACTGATCACCCACTTTATTTTGTCTGTGTAGCAAGCTCTCATGATGACCATTGTGAACTTGGCCCAGAACTTTGTGGGCAGCAACAACGTGAACATCCTGCAGCCTCTCGGTCAGTTTGGTACTCGCATCAATGGAGGCAAAGATGCTGCCAGCCCTcgttacatttttacaatgcTCAGGTAAAGCGATGATGAATAGACTggttagatttttttaatttatgtcaAGTGGCTTAGCTGATACTTGTTACCTAGCGTTTCAGGATTTCCAAATGTCCCGAAAAACCTAGACAAATGGACAATCCCTTTGGAGGTGGCCAGTCTCCTCATGTTGTCATGTCATTTTCCACAGTCCTCTTGCCAAGCTGTTGTACCCTGGAGTGGACTCCAACCTGCTCAAGTTCCTGTACGATGACAACCAGAAGGTGGAGCCCGAGTGGTACATTCCCATTATTCCATTGGTGCTGGTGAATGGTGCTGAGGGCATCGGGACAGGCTGGGCGTGTAAGATCCCAAACTATGACGTCCGAGAGATCGTCAACAACATCAACCGCATGCTCAACCACCAGGATCCTCTGCCAATGGTAAACTGTTATTACACTCCTGATTGAGTTGGTGTTTACACCACAAGCAACTTGGTGGATGACTTTGTCTGAGTTTTCTGGTTCTGACATTGAGTAGGCGTAGGTGATATGATGATGCACTGTTTAAAAGTTACAATATAAATGTGTCAGATGTCAGAGATTTGTCCCTAACTTAAATGCTGTGGTAGTTTCCCTTTTATTGTATCTGTACATTTTATCCAGACTACCCATCCCTCATCATGCCTTTTAGAGACATTGGAAGTGTTAAATAGCCTTTTTAATTCACTTATGGAAAGGAAAGACTTGTTTATATCCAATGTGGCATCACATTTCATAAAACCAGAAAAACCAAAAAGTATGAGAgcctaaaatgaaataaaaaaatttgtggcatttgtttaaatatttttgtctcCTTGTTTGTCCTCATTTAGCTTCCCAGCTACAAAAACTTCAAAGGGGTGATCCATGAGCTGGGTCAGAACCAGTACCTGGTTAGTGGAGAGGTGTCGGTCATAGATAAAAACACCATTGAGATCATAGAGCTTCCTGTCAGGACATGGACACAGGTACACTTCAGCTCCATTACTTGCGCCTCCTGTAATCCATGATATTGCACCTTTTCTTTTCAAGTAGTCTTTAATTTAACTTCTTCTACAGGAGaaaattaaatgtgttatgATCTAAAACGGTTACTATGATATTAAAACCTTTGTGTTCATATATTTGCCTTAGTGTAAATAATTTTGTTTGCGCTTGTGTGCAGGCCTATAAGGAGTCTGTGCTGGAGCCCATGCTGCAGGGCACTGACAAAACACCAGCTCTCATCAACGATTATAAGGAGTACCACACAGACACCACAGTCAAGTTTGTGGTCCGCATGTCTGAGGAGAAACTGGCCCAGGCTGAGGCGGCTGGTCTTCACAAAGTCTTCAAGCTGCAGTCCAGCCTCACCTGCAACTCCATGGTAAAGTGTTTACCAACCATTTCCTGCTGGGTCTACTTCTTTTCTGAGATACCTGAACTGATTTTTAAAAATGACTTTATCCTCAGGTTCTGTTCGACCACATGGGATGTATGAAGAGGTACGATTCAGTCCAAGACATCCTCAAAGAGTTCTTTGATCTCCGCCTGAACTACTACAAACTGAGGAAAGACTGGTTACTGGGCAACCTGGGAGCCGAGGCCTCCAAGTTGTCCAACCAGGCTCGCTTTGTCCTGGAGAAAATTGAAGGGAAAGTTTCAATCGGTAAAAAACACTTCCTATCAGCTGTTAATAGaatagtgtttgtttgattgtgttaCCAGTTTTTTTTACCCTCAATTTGAATGCTTACAGAAAACAAATCGAAGCGTGAACTGATTCGCATGCTGGTCCAGAAAGGTTATGAATCTGATCCAGTAGCAGCCTGGGGCAAAGCTCAGGAGAAGGTACTGTTGAAATACCTCACACTTGCATCTACATACAGTTATCATATTCACTTAATAAGGATCACTATAGGTAGTGTAAATAGTTATAAATTGCAATGAAAAAGATGACACCTAATAGTTACCTTTGCAACAATTTCTTACACGTGGAaggttctctcacatgaaacaAAGTGCCATAAATGACAGTATGTCAGTAAATTAACAGGGTAGTGGAGTAAGCAGCAGGGtataatgtttgtgttcttctctgTCAGGCTCAGGAAGAAGATTACCGTGACGGTAATGATAGCGACAGCTCAGTGGACTCTGGCTCCTCGTCGGGACCAAACTACAACTACATCCTTAACATGCCTCTTTGGTGCCTGACtaaagagaaggtggaggagctgctcaAACAGAGGGACCAGAAGGTATGACTCCTTTGTTATATTTCATGTTTGCTTTCATTTTTATCTCACAAGACACCCACATCTTAGACACTTGATGATTGTAATTATAGagtgaatgtttgtatttatttgtttatcagtGGATCGCCAAATAGTAATCAGCCCCCAGCTCAATAGGTGTTAAGTGTTTTGTTCAGTGGGTTTGATGTCGATGAACAAAGAGAATGTGTTTGTTGATGTGCAGAGAGGAGAACTCAGCGATATCCAGAAGAAATCCTCTGATGATTTGTGGAAGGAGGACTTGGCAGTCTTCATAGAGGAACTGGATGTAAGTTTGTTTTTGCCTCTTATTGTCGTCTCAGCAAACATTTCCACTTCACTCTGCTGTTAGAAGTCAATGGTTGTAAAGTTGTTAATTCAGATTTTAAGATGGTCATAAAACTAACCGAAAGTCAATATCATGTACATTTTCACGGCAAACGATCCATCAGTAAAACATAATTTTATACtctagcagttttttttttaatttcacccTTTTATAACAGGCGTTGATGAATAAGCAATACAATTCTCCCTCTATCACCTTCAGAGCTCACTGATCAACGAATCTGTAAAAAATTAAAGAAGACATTTAGAGAAAGAAGTGGTTTTGTTACCGTTGGACAGAGCCATGCTAGTTGTGGCTAATGTGACCGGCTTGTGGTTGTAGCGTCCTATTTAACTGATGAGATGTCAGTGTTTTCATTGAACTTCCCACCAGAAGCAAATAATGAAATTCccccaaatgtaaaaaagttttgttttacCCTGCTGTCAATCCAACATACTCAAAGCAAATTCAAAATTCAACGTCCACTAGGGTCTGCTATGGACCTTGTGATATAAATGTCATCCACCAATGTTCACTAGGGTATGCATGAAGCCTGCTGCAGTCATCCGCATGCAGCCAAAAAATGTTGACCTTGCTAACTGGTGGCACAATTTTGTACATGGGATTTTCACAAATATTGGTTGCAGTTCTTTAAAAATACATGTCAATCAATGCGAAGGGTTTATGTTTCAAGTGCATCTCCTTAATCACAAATCGTATATCTCAGGAGAGACCTGGCTGAAACCCGTAATATAAATACTAAAGTCAACCTGTCTCATTATACGTCGACTGCACATGCTACAGTTACAAGTATATTCACCTACTGGAATAGAACATGGGTTTGGGTACACAACGCCAGACCACTACAGACCTTCATTTTAGTATGAACAGTGAGGCATTTTCGTTTGTCTATAACAAGTATGCAACTCCAAGGGGACACGGAATGCGTAAAGTATGGCCAACCCTACTGAACCAGTGTTTCACACTGTTTTTAAAAGGCTTCCAGCAGTTCAGAGGAATAAATTCCTCTCAGGTTATGTTGTTAAGATATATTTTAAAAGTCTTCTTCTAAATATTGCTTTGTGATATCTTTCAGAAAGTGGAGGCTCAAGAGCGAGAGGACCAGAATTTAGGAAAGGCCGTCAAACTGGTGAAGGGTAAAGTTGGCAAACCTAAAGCGAAGAAGCTGAACCTGGAGGAGACCATGCCGTCACCGTATGGCCGCAGAGTGGCGCCTCCGACCACACCACTCAAATCTGACGCTGCCAAGAAATTGACCAAAAAGAAGAAGGTAACATCTGCTCATGTAATTCACAACTGAAGAGAGTAATGTCaggatgtttttttacaagttgtttttctgtctcaggGTGACGCAGATCTGACGATGAAGTCGGAGTTTGATGATGAGGGTTTGGCTGCAGAGGGAGCAACGGGAGCAACAGGAGCAATGGGAGCAACAGGAGCAACGGGAGCAACGGGAGTTAATTCTGGTCCCAAACCAAAGGCTCCACGTgtcaagaaagagaaaaaagagcctGGTCAGCACCTTCCTCATCTGTTACATCTAACATGTTGACATTATTCTCTTTTTGCTCGACCTGAAtttatcttgtttgtttccatccaaatatgtttatttaaaaggcAAAATATGGAAATGGATACATTTTTCTCACTTACAATGTTCTTGAGGTGAAACTTACTCAAGGTTGAGAACTTTAACTTTCACCTTTACACAGGGGCCCTCATTACAAGTCACGCCACTTCTCATACAAACGTTGGgatatataaaaactaaattgatgggaaaatgtgtgtatttccatccaaactctgacccatgcatacggatgttttggagacgggaaagggGCGATGCaaacttgaggtggtgaactgaagccagattattgatccccTTCGTCATTTACATTACGAAGGGGCTTACGACCAACAGCTTTAGTAATTATGTTCAGATTCCATTAAACAGCggagttacagagccgagtcattaatacgttttaataatatcttctaacactgcaTGTGTTAAATCGCTGAAGTGAACTGGACTGTGCCATCAGGCACACTGGAGATCATTTCCaagaaattataaataatatcccagagtggaggttaggatccactgatgtgaggtaatcggtccgatgctctgaataaataaatattgccgTGACACTGGTGCTTGATTCTGCGTGATGAATGCACGCGAATGGAAGAatgaggaggaaacaaggatTCAGCGATGTCTGATGAGGCCCCAgatcagtacatgaagtaacttagtgtttgtttgactcGCTCCAGAGTTTaggaggctgcatttaaacatgttGTGCTCCGTACAACACGAGATGTGACGCTCagagtcaggactcagtgttaaagtgaccGAGAATCCCCATTCATGATCCGACTCcaatcgattaataactaaataaatgatCGTAAGTTTGTCACCTAAATCATAACCATtccaatgaaaaacaaaacaaaagaatgtGAACCAGTTCATTTTCATCTCTTTCAACTTTTTACTAGGTCTTTGTAagtctgaactggctcaacaCTGGTTATACGTTGTTTTGGATTTGTTGTATCAGTAGATAAATAATGAATCAGTGTAGACTGATATTTGTGAACCACAACTTTCCAGACATGATTCAGCGTTggctctttgtctgtctgctttGAGAATAGTTTGTGCCCAAAGCCTCTTTGATGCTTTGCAGTGCAATGAGAGAACTAATCCAATATTGAGCAGGGAGCGCCTCAGTGACAAAACTGACAGTTAACAGTCTGGTTCTGTTGTGCACCCTGTTGCAGCAGCTCCTAGGGCAAGAAAACCGCCAACACCCAAAGGAACCCCCGCCAAGAAGGTGAAGAAGAGAAACCCCTGGTCTGAGGATGAGTCCAACTCTGAAAGTGACCTGGAGAACAGCGAGCCGCTCATCCCCAGAGAGACCAAGTCCTTCAGGGCATCAGGTAAGATGGGGCCCTCAGGAGCACCAACTATCGTTAAATCTGGTGCTGAACTGTGACAGTTATTTGATATTAACAGAACGTTTATCAGAAACTATATTGATAATCAAATCACCAAAGGATTCTTCTGAGTTTTTCTGCCTGAGGGAATTTGATCTTTTCCTGGTTACATTCAGAAAGTTAACTAAGCGTGTTGGGTGTTTGGGCTGTTGGTCTAAGTCGATATATCCTGAGACAAATCTTTGGACTCCggcaaacatgtttttctgctgtttctaaaaacacacacttgtctctctTGCGAGGagactcattgacataatgtatTCCctaaccccttaccctaaccttaaccatcacaactaaatgcctaagcCTAACATTAACCTTAAGCTAATTGgttaaaaccaagtcttaaccctgaTTCAGCCCTTTGAATTGGTCCGCATAACTATACAAAGACATgctcatgcacaaacacacacacacacacacacacacacacacacacacacacacacacacactcactacacCACCAAATGTGGATGAATCCATGACTGAAAATAATCCCCAACAAATGCAGTGTTCCTCCCTGTTAGAATACGAAGTCAGTCAGCTCTGGTTACCTCAGGCTGATTATCCTCTGCCGGCTTCAAGTGTCTGAGTGTCGTCTGATGCAACCCAGCTGAAACAGAGCTAATGCTTGTACGAGGCAGTGGAACCCGCTGCAGTAACACTGTGGTGTGACGCACtctctgctgtttgtctttcagcCTCCAAGCCAAAATACACATTTGACTTctcggaggaggaagaggccgaGGACGAGGAGACGAGAGACGACAATGTGGCTTCTTCTCCGGTGAGGTCGTTTAAAGATACCTTCCCTTCGTCTGACACCAAGGGACGCTTCGACgacaatgaggaagaggaggatgaggatgaagactcgTACCCTCCTCCCGTAAAAAAGCCCACGTAAGAACAAAACCATGGTTCAGGCGCTTATTCAAATATGAGGGCAAAATAATTTACAAGTGAGCCGGGACTGGAGACATTGTGTTGACATGGAGACTGGCAGTTGGATTGCACTGTCACATGTTAAACCTTTCGTGGTGCTTCACTAATCTCTATGACGCTGGTTACATCCAGCCTGACATCTTTGTTGTATGtcggcctccctctctcccctcacaTCCTGTCCCCTCCCCACTGTCTGCTCATCATTAAGGCtgcttttggtttgtttgtttttgaaggtCTGCGCCTGTATCTAAAGAGAAGGAGACAACCAGCATCTTCTCCTCCAAGTCGACCTCTGAAAAAAGCAATGACAGTGGTGAGTAGAGGCTCCGTTTCTGTGTGCAGTCGTACTCACCTTCTGTGGAAAATGCAGAGTGAATCCAATCATTTCAAACCGTTTCGTTATTAGGAAGAACAGGATAATAAACTAATCTTCAACTTATTTTGGCTTTAAATTAAtgttaat
It encodes:
- the top2b gene encoding DNA topoisomerase 2-beta isoform X3 codes for the protein MSNGAAGSGAMAWLEAANGRGDASKMEGTKKDKAASKLSVERVYQKKTQLEHILLRPDTYIGSVEPTTQQMWVFDEDIGMNQREITYVPGLYKIFDEILVNASDNKQRDKNMTSIKITVDPESNTISIWNNGKGIPVVEHKDEKMYVPALIFGHLLTSSNYDDNEKKVTGGRNGYGAKLCNIFSTKFTVETACKEYRHSFKQTWQNNMTKTSDPKVKFFDGEDFTSVTFQPDLSKFKMEKLDKDIVALLTRRAYDIAGSCKGVKVTLNGKKLPITGFRSYVDLYVKDKMDETGVPLKVVNETVNDRWEVCLTMSEKGFQQISFVNSIATTKGGRHIDYVVDQIVAKLIEVVKKKNKAGVSVKPFQVKNHVWVFVNALIENPSFDSQTKENMTLQTKSFGSKCPLSDKFVRAATNCGIVESILNWVKFKAQTQLNKKCSSVKYSKIKGIPKLDDANDAGGKHSGECTLILTEGDSAKSLAVSGLGVIGRDRYGVFPLRGKILNVREATHKQIMENAEINNIIKIVGLQYKKSYEDPESLRTLRYGRIMIMTDQDQDGSHIKGLLINFFHHNWPSLLKHTFLEEFITPIVKVTKNKQEQCFYSIPEFDEWKKQTENFKTWHIKYYKGLGTSTSKEAKEYFSEMEKNRITFRYTGVEDDAAITLAFSKKKTDDRKEWLTNFMEDRRQRRLHGLPEQYLYGTQARHLSYNDFINKELILFSNSDNERSIPSLVDGLKPGQRKVLFTCMKRNDKREVKVAQLAGSVAEMSAYHHGEQALMMTIVNLAQNFVGSNNVNILQPLGQFGTRINGGKDAASPRYIFTMLSPLAKLLYPGVDSNLLKFLYDDNQKVEPEWYIPIIPLVLVNGAEGIGTGWACKIPNYDVREIVNNINRMLNHQDPLPMLPSYKNFKGVIHELGQNQYLVSGEVSVIDKNTIEIIELPVRTWTQAYKESVLEPMLQGTDKTPALINDYKEYHTDTTVKFVVRMSEEKLAQAEAAGLHKVFKLQSSLTCNSMVLFDHMGCMKRYDSVQDILKEFFDLRLNYYKLRKDWLLGNLGAEASKLSNQARFVLEKIEGKVSIENKSKRELIRMLVQKGYESDPVAAWGKAQEKAQEEDYRDGNDSDSSVDSGSSSGPNYNYILNMPLWCLTKEKVEELLKQRDQKRGELSDIQKKSSDDLWKEDLAVFIEELDKVEAQEREDQNLGKAVKLVKGKVGKPKAKKLNLEETMPSPYGRRVAPPTTPLKSDAAKKLTKKKKGDADLTMKSEFDDEGLAAEGATGATGAMGATGATGATGVNSGPKPKAPRVKKEKKEPAAPRARKPPTPKGTPAKKVKKRNPWSEDESNSESDLENSEPLIPRETKSFRASASKPKYTFDFSEEEEAEDEETRDDNVASSPVRSFKDTFPSSDTKGRFDDNEEEEDEDEDSYPPPVKKPTSAPVSKEKETTSIFSSKSTSEKSNDSDRSKSDSEDDNGPVFSTYSSSSAFDKLLPSKKATKKPSDAAPKPKKTPAPKAKKPDKSIWDSDSDTGSKKPSPALKGKGRGRKRKGSAAEDDYSPMKKMNAPASRKPQKPPSDDEEDEDDNDNSLSAMSAKSRDRPGRAKKEVKYFHESDIEEDDDDDNMFD
- the top2b gene encoding DNA topoisomerase 2-beta isoform X1, with the protein product MSNGAAGSGAMAWLEAANGRGDASKMEGTKKDKAASKLSVERVYQKKTQLEHILLRPDTYIGSVEPTTQQMWVFDEDIGMNQREITYVPGLYKIFDEILVNASDNKQRDKNMTSIKITVDPESNTISIWNNGKGIPVVEHKDEKMYVPALIFGHLLTSSNYDDNEKKVTGGRNGYGAKLCNIFSTKFTVETACKEYRHSFKQTWQNNMTKTSDPKVKFFDGEDFTSVTFQPDLSKFKMEKLDKDIVALLTRRAYDIAGSCKGVKVTLNGKKLPITGFRSYVDLYVKDKMDETGVPLKVVNETVNDRWEVCLTMSEKGFQQISFVNSIATTKGGRHIDYVVDQIVAKLIEVVKKKNKAGVSVKPFQVKNHVWVFVNALIENPSFDSQTKENMTLQTKSFGSKCPLSDKFVRAATNCGIVESILNWVKFKAQTQLNKKCSSVKYSKIKGIPKLDDANDAGGKHSGECTLILTEGDSAKSLAVSGLGVIGRDRYGVFPLRGKILNVREATHKQIMENAEINNIIKIVGLQYKKSYEDPESLRTLRYGRIMIMTDQDQDGSHIKGLLINFFHHNWPSLLKHTFLEEFITPIVKVTKNKQEQCFYSIPEFDEWKKQTENFKTWHIKYYKGLGTSTSKEAKEYFSEMEKNRITFRYTGVEDDAAITLAFSKKKTDDRKEWLTNFMEDRRQRRLHGLPEQYLYGTQARHLSYNDFINKELILFSNSDNERSIPSLVDGLKPGQRKVLFTCMKRNDKREVKVAQLAGSVAEMSAYHHGEQALMMTIVNLAQNFVGSNNVNILQPLGQFGTRINGGKDAASPRYIFTMLSPLAKLLYPGVDSNLLKFLYDDNQKVEPEWYIPIIPLVLVNGAEGIGTGWACKIPNYDVREIVNNINRMLNHQDPLPMLPSYKNFKGVIHELGQNQYLVSGEVSVIDKNTIEIIELPVRTWTQAYKESVLEPMLQGTDKTPALINDYKEYHTDTTVKFVVRMSEEKLAQAEAAGLHKVFKLQSSLTCNSMVLFDHMGCMKRYDSVQDILKEFFDLRLNYYKLRKDWLLGNLGAEASKLSNQARFVLEKIEGKVSIENKSKRELIRMLVQKGYESDPVAAWGKAQEKAQEEDYRDGNDSDSSVDSGSSSGPNYNYILNMPLWCLTKEKVEELLKQRDQKRGELSDIQKKSSDDLWKEDLAVFIEELDKVEAQEREDQNLGKAVKLVKGKVGKPKAKKLNLEETMPSPYGRRVAPPTTPLKSDAAKKLTKKKKGDADLTMKSEFDDEGLAAEGATGATGAMGATGATGATGVNSGPKPKAPRVKKEKKEPAAPRARKPPTPKGTPAKKVKKRNPWSEDESNSESDLENSEPLIPRETKSFRASASKPKYTFDFSEEEEAEDEETRDDNVASSPVRSFKDTFPSSDTKGRFDDNEEEEDEDEDSYPPPVKKPTSAPVSKEKETTSIFSSKSTSEKSNDSDRSKSDSEDDNGPVFSTYSSSSAFDKLLPSKKATKKPSDAAPKPKKTPAPKAKKPDKSIWDSDSDTGSKKPSPALKGKGRGRKRKGSAAEDDYSPMKKMNAPASRSSQKPQKPPSDDEEDEDDNDNSLSAMSAKSRDRPGRAKKEVKYFHESDIEEDDDDDNMFD